The following proteins are encoded in a genomic region of Alphaproteobacteria bacterium:
- a CDS encoding phosphoserine transaminase, producing MVDKPTKKPDNACFSSGPCAKRPGWNVDVLKQGAFGRSHRAKIGKNKLQEVIDRSAKILGIPSDYRVGIVPGSDTGAVEMALWSLLGPRGVDVLSWESFGEGWLTDVVKQLKIQDVRSFKAPYGKLPDLSQVDCDRDVVFTWNGTTSGVKVPNSDWLKADRKGLTICDATSAVFAMELPWDKLDVVTYSWQKVLGGEGAHGMIILSPRAVERLITHTPSWPMPKVFTMAKGGKLIEGIFKGETINTPSMMCVEDILDALNWTESLGGVQALIKRSGNNLNAIKQWVAQHDWVDFLAEDPATISNTSVCLKIVAPWYQQLAEEEQQALAKELVSMLEKESVAFDIGAYRDAPAGLRIWAGATVETSDVEALLPWVEWAYRQIEQKKLANAA from the coding sequence ATGGTTGATAAACCCACTAAAAAACCCGATAATGCTTGTTTTTCCTCCGGCCCGTGCGCTAAACGCCCAGGGTGGAATGTTGATGTACTTAAGCAAGGGGCTTTCGGTCGGTCGCACCGCGCGAAGATTGGTAAAAATAAATTGCAGGAAGTCATTGATCGAAGCGCCAAAATTCTCGGCATTCCTTCGGATTATCGTGTTGGGATTGTTCCGGGATCTGATACTGGAGCTGTTGAAATGGCGTTGTGGTCGTTGCTTGGTCCACGCGGTGTTGATGTTTTATCCTGGGAAAGCTTTGGCGAGGGATGGTTAACCGATGTGGTCAAACAATTGAAAATTCAGGATGTGCGTTCATTTAAAGCGCCATATGGAAAATTGCCAGACTTATCTCAGGTTGATTGTGACCGAGATGTGGTCTTTACCTGGAACGGTACGACCTCTGGCGTTAAAGTTCCAAACAGTGATTGGCTTAAAGCGGATCGTAAAGGCTTGACGATCTGCGATGCAACATCAGCTGTGTTTGCGATGGAATTGCCGTGGGATAAGCTTGATGTCGTGACCTATTCTTGGCAAAAAGTATTAGGCGGTGAGGGGGCGCATGGCATGATTATTTTATCACCACGTGCTGTAGAGCGCTTGATTACCCATACGCCTAGCTGGCCTATGCCTAAAGTATTTACGATGGCAAAAGGTGGTAAGCTGATCGAGGGAATATTTAAAGGTGAGACTATCAATACTCCGTCTATGATGTGTGTAGAAGATATTCTTGATGCATTAAACTGGACAGAATCGCTCGGTGGTGTTCAGGCCCTGATTAAACGCTCGGGTAATAACTTGAATGCGATTAAACAATGGGTTGCTCAGCATGATTGGGTCGATTTCTTGGCTGAAGATCCTGCAACCATTTCCAATACATCAGTCTGCTTGAAAATAGTTGCTCCCTGGTATCAGCAACTAGCTGAGGAAGAGCAGCAAGCGCTGGCTAAAGAATTGGTATCTATGTTGGAAAAGGAGTCGGTTGCATTTGATATTGGAGCTTACCGTGATGCTCCTGCTGGATTGCGTATCTGGGCTGGTGCTACGGTTGAGACTTCAGATGTTGAAGCCTTATTGCCATGGGTAGAATGGGCATATCGTCAGATTGAGCAGAAAAAACTGGCTAATGCCGCGTAA